Proteins from a single region of Anaerotignum faecicola:
- the dapA gene encoding 4-hydroxy-tetrahydrodipicolinate synthase — protein sequence MSIFKGSAVAIITPFNDDLTVNYEELKRLIEFQLENKTDAIVIAGTTGEVPVLDDEEQFKVIKFAVDVVNKRAPVIAGAGSNVTSHAVALAQGAEKMGADGLLVVTPYYNKTTQKGLVNHYKAIAESVNIPIILYSVAGRTGVNIAPQTVLELSKIKNIVAIKEASGDISQIAKIAQMTGEDFDIYSGNDDQTLPMLSLGAKGVISVLANVMPKTVHDICENYFNGNVEESRRLFLDTLNLANTLFIEVNPVPVKKAVNLMGFNAGPTAPPLYPMEEGNLEKLKKEMEVHGLI from the coding sequence ATGTCAATATTTAAAGGTTCGGCAGTTGCAATCATAACGCCTTTTAACGACGATTTAACGGTAAATTACGAAGAGCTTAAAAGGCTTATAGAATTCCAGCTTGAAAACAAAACGGATGCAATCGTTATTGCCGGGACAACGGGAGAGGTTCCCGTTTTGGACGATGAAGAACAGTTCAAAGTAATTAAATTTGCGGTAGATGTTGTAAATAAGAGGGCGCCTGTTATCGCCGGGGCCGGAAGCAACGTTACAAGCCATGCCGTAGCTCTTGCACAGGGAGCCGAAAAAATGGGCGCCGACGGACTTCTTGTGGTTACGCCTTACTATAACAAAACAACGCAGAAAGGCCTTGTAAACCATTATAAGGCAATTGCTGAAAGCGTTAATATTCCAATAATACTTTACAGCGTTGCAGGACGCACGGGAGTTAACATTGCCCCTCAGACAGTCCTTGAACTTTCAAAAATCAAAAATATCGTAGCGATAAAAGAAGCGAGCGGCGATATTTCACAGATTGCCAAAATTGCCCAGATGACGGGGGAAGATTTTGATATATATTCCGGCAACGACGACCAGACGCTTCCGATGCTTTCCCTCGGTGCAAAAGGCGTTATATCCGTTTTGGCTAACGTTATGCCTAAGACAGTGCATGATATATGCGAGAACTATTTTAACGGGAATGTTGAAGAAAGCCGCAGGCTTTTCCTTGATACGCTTAACCTTGCAAACACGCTTTTTATAGAGGTTAATCCTGTGCCTGTAAAGAAGGCCGTTAACCTTATGGGATTTAACGCGGGCCCTACTGCCCCTCCTTTATATCCTATGGAAGAAGGCAACCTTGAAAAACTTAAAAAAGAAATGGAAGTGCACGGATTAATTTAA
- a CDS encoding aspartate-semialdehyde dehydrogenase, protein MKKVNLAVVGATGMVGRTFLKVLEEKQLPIENFYVMASARSAGQKLTFNGREYIVEELTEHSFDKPIDIALFSAGGATSAKFAPIAAEHGCIVIDNSAQWRMDPNVPLIVPEVNPEDISWNKGIIANPNCSTIQAMVALKPLDDKYKIKRVVYSTYQAVSGAGVAGWQDLENGLKGEAPKKFPHPIANNCLPHIDVFMDNGYTKEEMKMIWETRKILHNENMKVTATTVRVPVFDSHSESINIEFENAFDMADLVETLKNAPGIEIKDDVKNNVYPLALDAAGKDEVFVGRIRRDESVENGVNIWVVADNIRKGAATNAVQIAQEVIKNMK, encoded by the coding sequence GTGAAAAAGGTAAATTTGGCTGTCGTAGGCGCCACAGGTATGGTAGGGAGGACTTTCCTTAAAGTTTTGGAAGAAAAACAGCTTCCGATAGAAAACTTCTATGTTATGGCTTCCGCCAGGAGCGCAGGCCAGAAGCTTACTTTTAACGGCAGGGAATATATTGTTGAAGAGTTAACCGAACATTCCTTTGACAAGCCTATTGATATAGCGCTTTTTTCAGCAGGCGGAGCGACAAGTGCAAAATTTGCCCCGATAGCGGCGGAGCACGGATGTATTGTTATTGACAATTCGGCCCAATGGAGAATGGATCCAAACGTACCTCTTATTGTTCCGGAAGTAAATCCGGAGGATATTTCGTGGAACAAAGGTATTATTGCAAATCCAAACTGCTCTACAATACAGGCAATGGTTGCCTTAAAACCGCTTGACGATAAATATAAAATCAAGAGAGTCGTGTATTCTACATATCAGGCCGTATCAGGCGCCGGCGTTGCCGGATGGCAGGATCTCGAAAATGGCCTTAAAGGCGAAGCGCCTAAAAAGTTCCCTCATCCGATAGCCAACAACTGTCTTCCGCACATAGACGTTTTTATGGATAACGGCTATACTAAGGAAGAAATGAAAATGATTTGGGAAACAAGGAAGATATTGCATAACGAGAATATGAAAGTAACGGCAACAACGGTTCGCGTGCCTGTTTTCGACAGCCACAGCGAATCCATAAATATTGAATTTGAAAATGCGTTTGATATGGCGGATCTTGTGGAAACGCTTAAAAATGCGCCGGGTATTGAAATTAAGGACGACGTTAAAAATAACGTATATCCCCTTGCCCTCGACGCAGCCGGCAAAGACGAAGTTTTTGTCGGACGTATCCGCCGCGACGAAAGCGTTGAAAACGGCGTAAACATATGGGTCGTAGCAGATAATATCCGTAAAGGCGCGGCGACAAACGCAGTTCAGATTGCACAGGAAGTTATTAAAAACATGAAGTAA
- a CDS encoding electron transfer flavoprotein subunit alpha/FixB family protein, translating to MSKGIFVVVEQRSNKIQNVGLELIGEATRLKEDLNEDVVAVLLGSEIGGQVDKLFHYGADKVILIDHPMLKEYVTEPYTKALTEVCKQYDPHIMLFGASSIGRDVAPRLASRIRTGLTADCTGLRIAKTDEELAKEEALGNNDPKRALLMTRPAFGGNIMATLMCPRTVPQMATVRPGVMRRIEKDTTRTGELIKMDVAFTDADMNVEILDVVKADKKAVDITEAKVLVSGGRGIGSADAFKMLQECADQLGGEISASRAAVDAGWIENSRQVGQTGKTVRPDLYLACGISGAIQHVAGMENSDLVISINKNDTAAIFNVSDLGIVGDVKVILPKLTEALKKYNEAKENN from the coding sequence ATGAGTAAAGGTATTTTTGTAGTAGTTGAACAGAGAAGCAACAAGATTCAGAATGTTGGACTTGAGCTTATTGGCGAGGCTACAAGGTTAAAAGAGGACTTAAACGAAGACGTTGTTGCCGTATTATTAGGAAGCGAAATCGGCGGCCAGGTTGATAAATTATTCCATTACGGCGCTGATAAGGTTATCCTTATCGACCACCCAATGTTAAAAGAATATGTTACGGAGCCATATACAAAGGCCCTTACGGAAGTTTGCAAACAGTATGATCCGCACATTATGCTTTTCGGCGCGTCATCAATCGGCCGTGACGTTGCGCCTCGTCTTGCAAGCCGTATCAGGACAGGCCTTACGGCAGACTGCACAGGCTTAAGGATTGCTAAAACAGATGAAGAATTAGCTAAAGAAGAAGCTTTAGGAAACAACGATCCTAAGAGGGCTCTCCTTATGACGCGTCCTGCTTTCGGCGGAAACATCATGGCTACGCTTATGTGCCCTCGTACAGTTCCTCAGATGGCTACAGTACGTCCGGGCGTTATGAGAAGGATTGAAAAAGACACAACAAGGACAGGCGAGCTTATCAAGATGGACGTGGCTTTCACAGACGCTGATATGAATGTTGAAATCCTTGATGTTGTTAAAGCTGACAAAAAAGCTGTTGATATTACGGAAGCTAAAGTTCTTGTATCAGGCGGACGTGGTATCGGAAGCGCAGACGCGTTCAAGATGCTTCAGGAATGTGCTGATCAGCTCGGCGGCGAAATTTCCGCTTCAAGGGCAGCTGTAGACGCAGGCTGGATTGAAAACAGCAGGCAGGTAGGCCAGACAGGTAAAACTGTACGCCCTGACCTCTATCTTGCATGCGGTATCTCAGGCGCTATCCAGCACGTTGCAGGTATGGAAAACAGCGATCTTGTTATCTCAATCAACAAGAACGACACAGCAGCTATCTTTAACGTATCAGACTTAGGTATCGTAGGCGATGTTAAGGTTATCCTTCCTAAGTTAACAGAAGCGCTTAAAAAATACAACGAAGCAAAAGAAAACAACTAA